CTGGCCGAAATAACGTAAAAACCTATTCGGCCGTTTTAACTTAATAACAGTAATGTTGAATTAATTGGCTTAGTACCTGATGTGTTTTTGTAATTTCCGAAAATGCTAAGAATTCATTAGGTTGATGAGCTTGCGCGATTGAGCCTGGGCCCATCACAATGGTTTGACAACCCAGTTGTTGAATAAAGGGTGCTTCAGTGGCGTAGTTTACTGCACAACATTGATGACCAGATGTTTGCTCTGCAACAGTTACAAGTTCGCTTTCTTTTGCTTGTTCAAAGCTTGGTGAGCTCGGGTGAAGCTCATCAAAAGCAACACGATCAGGGTATTTTTCTGCTAATGGGGTTAAGCATTCTGCTAATAACTGGATAAGTTCACCATCTGTCATTCCTGGTAACGAGCGCATATCTAGATCGAGTTCACAGTATCCACAAATTCTATTGGCGTTATCGCCTCCTTTTATTGCCCCTAAGTTTAATGTCGGTGATTGCACATCAAATGCAGTGTTTTGAAAATTTAATGCCAGCTTTTCTTTGAGTTGTAATAATGCTGCAATCACTTCGTACATTATTTCAATAGCGTTTACGCCAAATGCAGGTGTACTTGAATGACCTGATTTACCTTTAATGGTAATCCGATGTGACATATGACCTTTGTGCATCACTACAGGTACTAAATTAGTTGGTTCACCGATAACAGCTGCATCCGGTTTAATGAATTGATTTTCAGAAAAATACCGGGCTCCGGCCATAGTGGTTTCTTCATCAGCAGTTGCTAACACATATAAAGGTTTTTTTAAATCGTGCTGCTTAATGTGTTCGCAGGCTTGTAAAATAAAGGCGAAAAAGCCTTTCATATCGCATGTGCCTAAACCATAAAATTTGTCGTCTTTACTTAATACTTTCAAAGGGTCCGATTGCCAACGATTTTCATCGAAAGGTACGGTATCACTGTGACCGGCAAGTAATAAACCTCCTTCACCTGAGCCAAGCTTGGCCAATAAATTAAATTTATTTCGTGTGCCAGGAACTGGTTGAATATCTACGGTAAATTGTAAAGTTTCAAACCAAGTGGCGAGTAGATTAATGATGTCTCTATTACCTTGATCCCAGCTTTCTTGCGTTGAACTGATAGAGGGACTAGCTATAAGTGACTGTAAAGCTTCAATAAAATTAGGAATTTGACGCATGTTTATATTACCAATAATAATTGTTGGGTATATATGCTAATTTGTTGCATAACTACCCATTTTAACTTAGAATACATTTCTAGTGTAATGAACCGGAACAATTCTGGCTATTACTAAATGAAACTTATTTGAAGATTGCGCTTAGCAGTATGATTTTCTCTTAGCTTCTAATAGTATGAGTTGAGAGATCCCGAACAAAAGTAAACCGTATTATCTTGATGTATATCTTCGATACTGTGTTTATAAATAATGAATAAAATTGCAATTATGTTGAGGTAATATGAAAGTAGCAATAGTTGGTGCAAGTGGATATGTTGGCGCTGAATTAGTGGCGTTACTAACACAACATCAAAAAATGTCGATTGAGCATTTACTCGTTTCTGAAAATAGCGAATCTGCTAACGTTGCTTTTTCCACCTTGCATCCGCGCTTTAAAGGTGTGTGTGATACTCCTTTAGTTGCATTTTCTGCGCAATGGATTGAAGCTAATGCAGATGGTTTAGATGCGGTGTTTTTTGCGACGCCTCATGAGTTTAGTGCTGATTGGGCCCAAGCATTTTTAGCTAAAGGTGTTAAAGTTCTCGACCTATCAGGTGGCTTTCGTTTAAAGAACAGTCAAGATTATCCCCAGTATTATCATTTCGAGCATCAAGATTTAACATCGCTTTCAAAAGCCGTATATGGCTTAGCAGAGTGGCATGAAGCTGATATTGCTTCGAGTGATTTAATTGCCGTACCAGGATGTTATCCAACCGCAAGTTTATTAGCGCTAAAACCGATTATTGAAAATAACCTTCAACAGTCAAACGGTTTGATCGTAGTAAATGGCATTAGTGGTGTTAGTGGTGCTGGTAGAAAAGCAAGCCTTGCTACGAGTTTTAATGAAGTGAGTTTAACACCTTATAATATATTACAACATCGTCACCAACCTGAAATTAGCCAAGAAGCAGGCGTACAAGTCATTTTTAACCCGCATTTAGCGCCTTATAAACGAGGGTTGATGGTCACTATTACCTTATCACTTAAAGTGGGTGTGACCACGGAACAGATCAGTCAAGCTTACGAAGGCGCTTATCAACGTTCACCTCTTGTAAGGCTAACACCTCAATGGCCAAAGATTGATAACGTTGCTCATTCTCCTTTCGCAGATCTTCACTGGCGTGTCGACGAAGAAAAGCAAGTGCTAGTGGTCAGTTGTGCAATTGACAATTTATTAAAAGGAGCTGCTTCACAAGCAGTGCAGTGCGCTAATATTATTTTAGGTTTACCAAGTCAGTACGGCTTGATCATGGGAGAAAACCTCTAATGGTGATAACAAAAAAACCTTTAGTGATCAAAATAGGCGGAGCCATTCTTGAAAATGGCTCTGCTTTACATGCATTGCTTAATGTTATCGCCACTTTGAATAATCAACCTGTCGTACTCGTTCATGGCGGAGGTTGCGTTGTTGATGAAATGTTAACTCAAGCTGGTTTTACTACAGAGAAAAAACATGGGTTACGTGTAACACCAACAGCACAAATGCCATTAATTGCAGGTGCATTAGCTGGAACCGTGAATAAAACCATTGTCAGTCAAGCAAACAGCTTGGGATTAACCGCTGTAGGTTTATCATTGCAAGATGGCAATATGGTGAGCTGTGATTTACACGAGCTAGGCTTAGGTCAAGTGGGTGTGCCGAAAGCGCTTAGTAGCACATTGTTGGATAATTTATTAAAGCACCATTTTTTACCGATTATTTCTTCTATTGGTGCGTTATCAAACGGCGATTTAGTCAACGTCAATGCAGATGATGCGGCGGTTGTTATTTGCCAACTATTGAATGCTGAACTGCTCTTATTGACAGACGTTGATGGCGTGAAAGACGCATCAGGTCAGTATTTAAATTCATTGAATAATACCCTTGCTAAACAATTGGTTGAGCAAGGGGTTATTGCTGGTGGCATGACAGCTAAAGTTAATGCCGCTTTGTATGCAGCGAAACAATTACGACGAAGTATCGCGGTTGCCAGCTGGAAAAAGCCAGAACAAATAGCAAAGCTATTAAATGGCGAACAAATAGGCACCCGCATAGAAGCAAACTAACGTTTTTTCTTTTTTGATACTTTAGGATTTTACCATGGCTTTGAACCATTATTTAGCTGACGATCAATTAACCAAATCGCAAATTCAAGCGTTAATTGCATTGGCGATAGACATAAAAAAAACACCTTTATTGTTTAATCAGGTGATGAAAGGCAAATCAGTGGCGATGATTTTCGAAAAACCCTCATTGCGAACTCATGTAAGTTTTGACATGGGTATAAATAAACTCGGCGGTCATGCTCTTTATTTGGGGCAGCAAAATGGGAAATTAGGTGAGCGTGAACGTGTTAGCGATTACGCAAAAAATTTATCTTGTTATGCAGATGTTATCGTAGCTCGTGTTTTTGAACACCAATCAATTCAAGGGCTTGCAGAACATGCTTCAGTACCTGTTATTAATGCATTATGTGATGTTTATCATCCATGCCAATCGTTAGCTGATTTTGTCACCTTAGCTGAACGCTTTGAAAACTTATCAGAAGTTAAACTTGCTTATATTGGTGACGGAAACAATGTGTCTAACTCGTTGATGTTAATGGCTGCGGTGTTAGGCGTCGATTTTACATTGGTGTGCCCTGAAGGTTATGGCCCAACGCAAGATATGCTGAACAATACGGCTAAGCTTGCTGAGCAAAGCGGCGCTACATTTACTTTCACAACCAACATTAATGCGTTAGGTAAGCAAGATGCGATTTATACCGATACTTGGATATCAATGGGCAATGAAGGTGATGAAGATAAAGCTGCCCTACTTGAGAAATTTAAACCCTATCAAGTCAACCATGCATTAATGAATGACACACAGGCGAGTGTTGTGATGCATTGTCAACCGGCACATTTAGAAGAAGAAATAACCACCGCACTGTTTGATGACCAAGACAAGTCCGTGGTCTTCCAACAAGCAGAAAATAGAATGTGGGCGCAATGCGCCGTACTAACGTCACTTATCAGTGAACAGTAAATAATTTTGTAAAACAGATTTAATAGGTAGAAAAATGGCTTTAGCAACGAAAAAACAAATTAAGAAAGTAGTATTAGCATATTCAGGTGGTTTAGATACTTCTGCAATTATTCCATGGTTAAAAGAAAACTATGACGGCTGTGAGGTTGTCGCCTTTTGTGCAGATGTCGGACAAGGTGAAGAGGAATTGGAAGGCATTCAAGAGAAAGCTATCGCATCGGGCGCTTCTGAATGTCATGTTGTTGACTTAAAAGAAGAGTTTGTAAAAGACTATATCTATCCAATTTTAAAAACAGGTTCAGTTTATGAAGGTCAGTACTTGCTAGGTACATCTATGGCACGTCCTGTTATCGCTAAAGCGCATGTAGAAGTTGCGTTAAAAGTTGGAGCTGATGCGGTATGTCATGGCTGTACGGGTAAAGGAAATGATCAAGTACGCTTTGAATCTTGTTTTGCAGCATTAGCACCAGAATTAACCGTTATTGCACCATGGCGTGAATGGGATATGGTGTCGCGTGAAGACCTACTTGATTACCTTGCAGAACGTGATATTCCGTGTGCAGCATCACTGACAAAAATTTATAGCCGTGATGCTAACGCCTGGCATATTTCACATGAAGGTGGTGAATTAGAAGACCCATGGTGTGAACCGTCAAAAGAAGTATGGACCATGACGGTTGATCCGATGGATGCTCCAGATACGGCAGAAAGCGTTACACTTAGTTTTGAAAAAGGCGAGCTTATTGCCGTTGATGATAAAAAATTATCAGCCTATGAAGCACTAATGTATCTTAACGATAAAGCCGCGGCACATGGTGTTGGTAGAATTGATATTGTGGAAAATCGTTTAGTTGGTATGAAATCTCGCGGCTGTTATGAAACGCCTGGGGGCACAGTATTGATGGCGGCATATAAAGGGCTAGAAACATTAATTTTAGATAAAGAATCATTAAAATTTCGTGAATCAGTTGGTTTAGAGTTTTCACATGTTATCTACGACGGTCGTTGGTTTACGCCATTAGCAAAAGCTCAGTTAGCTGCAGCCGCATCATTTGCAGAACAAATAACCGGTGATGTAGTGGTTAAAATGTATAAAGGTAATGCAACAGTTACCCAGCGTCGTTCACCAAATAGCTTATATTCTGAAGCATTTGCGACTTTTGGTGCAGATGATGTTTATGACCAAAAACATGCAGAAGGCTTTATTCGTTTATTTAGCTTATCAAGCAGAATAACCGCACTTTCACAAAAAGACGCTAAGTAATCAAAAGGAAATAATATCATGGCATTATGGGGCGGTCGGTTTAAAGAGAAAGCCAGTGTGCAATTTAAAAAATTCAATGATTCCTTACCGGTAGACTACCGTATGGCGGTGCAAGATATCGTTGGTTCAATGGCGTGGGCAGAAGCGATTCATGAAGTGGGCGTATTAAACGACGATGAGTTAACACGCTTAACGGCGGCGCTTGCTGAATTAAAGCAATCTGTTGAAGAAAACCCAAAACAAATCTTAGCCTCTGATGCCGAAGATATTCACAGCTGGGTAGAAATTCAACTAATTGAAAAAACAGGTGATTTAGGTAAAAAGCTTCACACAGGGCGAAGTCGTAATGATCAAGTTGCAACGGACCTAAAGCTTTGGTGTAAAGAAACTGGCGGTGAACTGCTAATTGCTTTGGTTAATTTACAGCAAGCCATGATGAACCTTGCAGAGCGTGAAAAGGGCACGGTATTACCGGGTTATACTCATTTACAGCGGGCACAACCCGTAACGTTTGGCCATTGGTGTTTAGCCTATGTCGAAATGTTTAACCGCGATATTGGTCGGTTAAAAGATGCGATATATCGTTTAGACGTCTCGCCACTTGGCTCAGGTGCTTTGGCAGGTACCGCGTATCCAATTGATCGTAACGCGTTGGCACACCGTTTAGGCTTTAGAAAAGCAACGATGAACAGCTTAGATGCCGTTTCAGACCGCGATCATGTCATTGAACTACTGTCTTCTGCGAGTATTTCGATGATGCATTTATCGCGTTTTGCTGAAGATCTCATCTTTTATAATTCAGGGGAAGCAGGCTTTGTCGAAATGAGTGACTTGGTGAGTTCAGGTTCTTCGTTAATGCCGCAAAAGAAAAACCCTGATGCGTGTGAGTTGATTCGCGGTAAAGCAGGTCGCGTTTTTGGCTCGCTCACAGGAATGCTAACCACCATGAAAGCTTTGGCACTTGCTTATAATAAGGATATGCAAGAAGACAAAGAAGGTCTTTTTGATGCCATGGATACATGGCTAGAATGTATGGAAATGGCAGTGTTAGTTGCAGATGGCTTAAAAGTTAATCGAAGTAGAACATTGGCGGCGGCACAGCAAGGTTATGCCAATGCAACTGAGCTTGCAGATTACCTTGTAGGTAAAGATATTCCATTCCGTGAAGCGCATCATATCGTTGGCGAAGTCGTGCTTGCTGCGATTGATAAAGGTGTTCCGTTAGAAGACTTAACCTTGACACAACTGCAAACATTTAGTGAAAAAATTGAACATGATGTTTATCAGCATTTATCGATTGAATCAACGTTAGACAAGCGTGAAGCCCTAGGCGGTACATCGCGTACACAAGTAGAAAAAGCGTTAGCGACCACACAATCAGGCAATGAAGAAATTCTGAATGAACAAGTTGTGGGCGCGCCAGGTAAACAACAGATAAAAGTAGCATTAAAGCAAGTTCAACAACGTTTGAATGCACAACGAGCGGCAGCTATGTCGGTACGTAGAGCACGTATGCCAGATGTTGATGCTATTTTTAAACTGGTTAATGACTGGGCAGAAAAGGGGGAGATATTACCGCGTTCTCGAGATAATATTATCCATGATATTCAAAATTTTGTGGTGGCAGAACTTGAAGGCGAAGTAGTGGGATGTGCGTCATTGTATATTTATCAAACGGGCTTAGCGGAAATTCGCTCTGTTGTTGTTGATAAAGAACATCATAACCTTGGTCAAGGTCAGGCACTTGTTCAATACTTATTAGAGTTTGCACATCAAATTGAATTAGAAAAAGTGATAGTACTCACTTACATACCGACATATTTTAATCAGTTAGGCTTTGCATTGATCGATAAAGCATCATTAGCGGATAATATTATTGAAGATAGTCAGCCAGGGCCCGATAAAGATCCAGCCGATGAAGTGGCGATGGAATATAATGTTGATCCAAGTAAGTAATCAAGAACATGTTCTTGGCTTAATAAGTGATAAGTGAATGAATAATAACGATTTAAGTTACGTTAAATGGTTTAGGAATGCAGCACCCTACATTAATGCACACCGTGGTAAAACCGTGGTGCTTATGTTTGGCGGTGAGGCTGTAACACATCCTAATTTTGCTAATATTATTCATGATATTGCCTTGATGCGTAGCCTAGGAATGAGATTAGTGGTTGTGCATGGCGCTCGACCACAAATTGAAGACCGCATGGCAAGACGAAATATTGAACGTATTATTGAGAATAATATTCGTGTTACAGATGCAGAAACTTTAGTGGCCGTTAAAGATGCTACTGGTTCTATGCGACTACACATTGAAGCGCTATTAACCATGGGGTTAGCGAATTCGCCCATGCATGGTTCGCAAATTCGTGTAAGCACAGGCAACTTTGTTATCGCAAAGCCGATGGGGGTGCGTGATGGCATTGATTATAAATATACTGGAAAAGTGAGACGCATCGATGCTGAAGGCATTCAGCAGCAACTTGAGTTTGGCTCTATTGTACTATTATCGCCGATTGGCTATTCACCTACAGGCGAGGTATTCAACCTGGCACTGGAAGATGTTGCTACTCAAACAGCGATAGCGTTGCAAGCAGATAAGCTGATCACGTTTACCGAAGGTGAAGGTCTCACAGACAGTGATAATAATTTAATCCGTAGCTGTAGTGTTCGCACTGTTAAAACATTACTAGATGAAAATGATTGTCATGTCCGTCAATTATTACTCAGAGCAATCATCTCTTGCGGAGAGAATGGTGTAGAACGTTGTCATTGTGTTAGTTATCAAAGTGATACTGCGTTATTGCAAGAACTGTTTACTCGGGACGGTGCAGGAACGTTAATCGCCAAAGATCATAAAGAGCAAATATGTACCGCAACCATTGATGATGTGGGTGGTATATTGGAGTTAATCGCGCCGCTTGAACAAGAAGGTATTTTAGTTAAGCGTTCTCGAGAGTTATTAGAAGTAGAAATACATCGTTTTACGGTACTTAAAAAAGAAGATGTTATCATAGCTTGTGCTGCATTATATCCTTACGAAGAAGCGTTGGCAGGAGAGATTGCCTGTGTGGCAATTCATCCCGAATATCGCAGCGGCAACCGTGGTGAACGTTTGATGGGCGAATTAGAGTTACGCGCAAAATCCAAAGGGCTAACATCACTTTTCGTGTTAACCACGGTAAGCGGTCATTGGTTTATGGAACAGGGTTTTATTGAACAACCATTAGATAAATTACCTGAAGGTAAAAAACAAATGTATAACTTTCAACGAAAATCTCAAGTCTTGATGAAAGCAATTTAGCGATTGTTGATGTTTATTCAATAATGCCTGCTTAATCATCAGAAAGACTTTATATTGACAGCTTAATCGAACATCATTCATTGAAAAATACCGCTATTATGGCGGTATTTTTTTATCTCACTTTAGCAACAAACGCCACTTAGATTGGTATTACATCACGCTACCGCAGCTTTATTTAATTAGGAAATATCAAAATAAAATATAAATTTGGAACAATTTAATAGTCCCTAAACCCTAGTTTTTAGCAATTTTGATAAAAAATGGTCAATTGTTGTTGAAATTTTGCTTTATGGTGTTGAACAAGGTAATGTAACAAAAATGTTACTTCTATAAGTAACTAGCTCTACGTAAAGGGCAATTAGCCGCAAGGATGTTGATGAATAACAACGCTAACGGTAACTGAAATACAGTTAACATAATAATAAGAATTGTCGGGTATGATAACTAAACAACAAGCATTTTTTCTTGGCAGCTTTTTGCTAAGTGCTTTTTGCTCAATGGCGCAGCAGACGTCTGATTTACCGCAAGGAAATCAATTTAATCTTTCACTAAGCAGTGAATTCGGCACAGTTGACAACTTTTTGTTTGATAACAGTGATGAACAACGCACTAATTATTGGTCGTTAAGTCCTGAACTCTATCTTCAATTTGT
The Thalassotalea hakodatensis genome window above contains:
- a CDS encoding ornithine carbamoyltransferase, coding for MNHYLADDQLTKSQIQALIALAIDIKKTPLLFNQVMKGKSVAMIFEKPSLRTHVSFDMGINKLGGHALYLGQQNGKLGERERVSDYAKNLSCYADVIVARVFEHQSIQGLAEHASVPVINALCDVYHPCQSLADFVTLAERFENLSEVKLAYIGDGNNVSNSLMLMAAVLGVDFTLVCPEGYGPTQDMLNNTAKLAEQSGATFTFTTNINALGKQDAIYTDTWISMGNEGDEDKAALLEKFKPYQVNHALMNDTQASVVMHCQPAHLEEEITTALFDDQDKSVVFQQAENRMWAQCAVLTSLISEQ
- the argC gene encoding N-acetyl-gamma-glutamyl-phosphate reductase translates to MKVAIVGASGYVGAELVALLTQHQKMSIEHLLVSENSESANVAFSTLHPRFKGVCDTPLVAFSAQWIEANADGLDAVFFATPHEFSADWAQAFLAKGVKVLDLSGGFRLKNSQDYPQYYHFEHQDLTSLSKAVYGLAEWHEADIASSDLIAVPGCYPTASLLALKPIIENNLQQSNGLIVVNGISGVSGAGRKASLATSFNEVSLTPYNILQHRHQPEISQEAGVQVIFNPHLAPYKRGLMVTITLSLKVGVTTEQISQAYEGAYQRSPLVRLTPQWPKIDNVAHSPFADLHWRVDEEKQVLVVSCAIDNLLKGAASQAVQCANIILGLPSQYGLIMGENL
- the argE gene encoding acetylornithine deacetylase, which translates into the protein MRQIPNFIEALQSLIASPSISSTQESWDQGNRDIINLLATWFETLQFTVDIQPVPGTRNKFNLLAKLGSGEGGLLLAGHSDTVPFDENRWQSDPLKVLSKDDKFYGLGTCDMKGFFAFILQACEHIKQHDLKKPLYVLATADEETTMAGARYFSENQFIKPDAAVIGEPTNLVPVVMHKGHMSHRITIKGKSGHSSTPAFGVNAIEIMYEVIAALLQLKEKLALNFQNTAFDVQSPTLNLGAIKGGDNANRICGYCELDLDMRSLPGMTDGELIQLLAECLTPLAEKYPDRVAFDELHPSSPSFEQAKESELVTVAEQTSGHQCCAVNYATEAPFIQQLGCQTIVMGPGSIAQAHQPNEFLAFSEITKTHQVLSQLIQHYCY
- a CDS encoding argininosuccinate synthase: MALATKKQIKKVVLAYSGGLDTSAIIPWLKENYDGCEVVAFCADVGQGEEELEGIQEKAIASGASECHVVDLKEEFVKDYIYPILKTGSVYEGQYLLGTSMARPVIAKAHVEVALKVGADAVCHGCTGKGNDQVRFESCFAALAPELTVIAPWREWDMVSREDLLDYLAERDIPCAASLTKIYSRDANAWHISHEGGELEDPWCEPSKEVWTMTVDPMDAPDTAESVTLSFEKGELIAVDDKKLSAYEALMYLNDKAAAHGVGRIDIVENRLVGMKSRGCYETPGGTVLMAAYKGLETLILDKESLKFRESVGLEFSHVIYDGRWFTPLAKAQLAAAASFAEQITGDVVVKMYKGNATVTQRRSPNSLYSEAFATFGADDVYDQKHAEGFIRLFSLSSRITALSQKDAK
- the argB gene encoding acetylglutamate kinase; this encodes MVITKKPLVIKIGGAILENGSALHALLNVIATLNNQPVVLVHGGGCVVDEMLTQAGFTTEKKHGLRVTPTAQMPLIAGALAGTVNKTIVSQANSLGLTAVGLSLQDGNMVSCDLHELGLGQVGVPKALSSTLLDNLLKHHFLPIISSIGALSNGDLVNVNADDAAVVICQLLNAELLLLTDVDGVKDASGQYLNSLNNTLAKQLVEQGVIAGGMTAKVNAALYAAKQLRRSIAVASWKKPEQIAKLLNGEQIGTRIEAN
- the argH gene encoding argininosuccinate lyase, translated to MALWGGRFKEKASVQFKKFNDSLPVDYRMAVQDIVGSMAWAEAIHEVGVLNDDELTRLTAALAELKQSVEENPKQILASDAEDIHSWVEIQLIEKTGDLGKKLHTGRSRNDQVATDLKLWCKETGGELLIALVNLQQAMMNLAEREKGTVLPGYTHLQRAQPVTFGHWCLAYVEMFNRDIGRLKDAIYRLDVSPLGSGALAGTAYPIDRNALAHRLGFRKATMNSLDAVSDRDHVIELLSSASISMMHLSRFAEDLIFYNSGEAGFVEMSDLVSSGSSLMPQKKNPDACELIRGKAGRVFGSLTGMLTTMKALALAYNKDMQEDKEGLFDAMDTWLECMEMAVLVADGLKVNRSRTLAAAQQGYANATELADYLVGKDIPFREAHHIVGEVVLAAIDKGVPLEDLTLTQLQTFSEKIEHDVYQHLSIESTLDKREALGGTSRTQVEKALATTQSGNEEILNEQVVGAPGKQQIKVALKQVQQRLNAQRAAAMSVRRARMPDVDAIFKLVNDWAEKGEILPRSRDNIIHDIQNFVVAELEGEVVGCASLYIYQTGLAEIRSVVVDKEHHNLGQGQALVQYLLEFAHQIELEKVIVLTYIPTYFNQLGFALIDKASLADNIIEDSQPGPDKDPADEVAMEYNVDPSK
- the argA gene encoding amino-acid N-acetyltransferase, which produces MNNNDLSYVKWFRNAAPYINAHRGKTVVLMFGGEAVTHPNFANIIHDIALMRSLGMRLVVVHGARPQIEDRMARRNIERIIENNIRVTDAETLVAVKDATGSMRLHIEALLTMGLANSPMHGSQIRVSTGNFVIAKPMGVRDGIDYKYTGKVRRIDAEGIQQQLEFGSIVLLSPIGYSPTGEVFNLALEDVATQTAIALQADKLITFTEGEGLTDSDNNLIRSCSVRTVKTLLDENDCHVRQLLLRAIISCGENGVERCHCVSYQSDTALLQELFTRDGAGTLIAKDHKEQICTATIDDVGGILELIAPLEQEGILVKRSRELLEVEIHRFTVLKKEDVIIACAALYPYEEALAGEIACVAIHPEYRSGNRGERLMGELELRAKSKGLTSLFVLTTVSGHWFMEQGFIEQPLDKLPEGKKQMYNFQRKSQVLMKAI